The following DNA comes from Synechococcus sp. CC9616.
TTCTTGGCGCAGGTGTACCACCACTGGCTGAAGCCACCGCCGACAACGACCGCCCTCAGGCACGCCACCTGGTGGTTCACGCCATGGTTGCCAATGTCAGCGAAAACGGCCCTTACGAACTCACCCCAGAACGCCGCGCTCTGCTGAATACGATCCGCTACGCAGAAGGCACCTGGAAAGACGGTGCAGACAAGGGTTACAGGATTCTCTATGGCGGCGGTGAGTTCACAGACCTGTCCCGTCATCCAGAGCGCGTGGTGGTCAAGAGCTATGCCAGTGCCGCAGCAGGTGCTTATCAGTTTCTGCCCTCCACCTGGGCTGGCGTAGCCAAGGAACTGAATCTGACGACGTTTGAACCGAAGCATCAGGATCAGGCCGCCCTTCATCTTGTCGAGCGTCGCGGAGCGCTCAAAGAAATTGATCGCAAGGGGCTAACGACCAAGGCCATGGCTCGCCTGGCTCCTGAATGGGCTTCCTTCCCAACACCGTCCGGCAACAGTGCCTACGGACAACCGGTGAAATCCCACAGCGAACTGGCGAGCTTCTACAACAGCAACCTTAGGAG
Coding sequences within:
- a CDS encoding muramidase; translation: MDPVDQVGAPFKDCCVHLLSGGLRTNVLSFTSRRVAVLALLVLGAGVPPLAEATADNDRPQARHLVVHAMVANVSENGPYELTPERRALLNTIRYAEGTWKDGADKGYRILYGGGEFTDLSRHPERVVVKSYASAAAGAYQFLPSTWAGVAKELNLTTFEPKHQDQAALHLVERRGALKEIDRKGLTTKAMARLAPEWASFPTPSGNSAYGQPVKSHSELASFYNSNLRSLRNQLGA